ACTTGATGCCTCAATAAATTTTTTAAATATTTCTTTCATTTGTTCATTTTTTCTAGCTATCATCATTTCTGGATGCCATTGTATGCCATATAAAAATCTATGCCCTTTCATTTGAATAGCCTCCACCACACCATCGTTTGACTTTGCTATTGCTGTTAATCCATCTCCTAATTTATCTATGAATTGATGATGAAATGAATTTGTAATTATTTCTCTACCATATGCTTCAAAAAGTATATTTTCTTGTTCTATTATATTTACTTTATGTATTACCATATCTGGATAAATTTTTTGTCTATGATTTACTAATTCTCCTTTACAATATTGTGCATCTTGAAATAAAGTTCCACCAAAATATACATTTAATAATTGATGTCCTCTACAAATTCCAAGTATAGGTTTTCCTGTTTTTAAAAATTCCTCTAACACTATCATTTCATAGTTGTCTCTTTCAGGTGAAACTGTTCCTATCCCTGCCTTGAAATCTTGTCCATATAACAATGGATTAA
The sequence above is a segment of the Fusobacterium simiae genome. Coding sequences within it:
- a CDS encoding gamma-glutamyl-gamma-aminobutyrate hydrolase family protein, with amino-acid sequence MKKPIIGITSAYEREEELLNYHRTTVSIDYTKSIVVTGGIPIVLPVTDNRTTIKAQLSLIDGLILSGGADINPLLYGQDFKAGIGTVSPERDNYEMIVLEEFLKTGKPILGICRGHQLLNVYFGGTLFQDAQYCKGELVNHRQKIYPDMVIHKVNIIEQENILFEAYGREIITNSFHHQFIDKLGDGLTAIAKSNDGVVEAIQMKGHRFLYGIQWHPEMMIARKNEQMKEIFKKFIEASSY